caggtaaagcaataccatctcagTGGATACAAGCGAGGGGTGTACCCTGCTCCAGAAAAtaacagtgcagctttaaccccACTTAAAAATGACAACAGTGTGTGACCTCATCAGGTAATAAAAGAGTTTATTTACAAGCGATTAAGTAACATCAGTATTTACAGGAGCTCCAGAGTGATGCGGGTCCAAACCACGTGGCGtcataatgtttaaataaaaacggaaaggcttaaaaaaaaaaaaaaaaacagaatccaAATGTTCAGATGGGCATTTTGAGAAGAGCACATTCCGTCAGCAAGGACAGTGTGCTCATCATGTATCGACTGTTggaaatctggaaaaaaaaaaaaaattcatattataatttttttttctcaaagttTGTTCCAGACAaaagcagagccagaagagtaAAGTTTCTCCTAAGATGGTTTGGACAAgtacagaggaaggagaggttcagaggagcagaggagcaaaggagaaggtcagaggagcagaggagagggttggaggagcagagcagagggtcagaggagacagagcagaggagagggtcagaggggtagaagagaggaggagagggtcagaggagcagaggagacagagcagaggagagggtcagaggggtagaggaaaggaggagaggagcagaggagagggtcagaggggtagaggagaggagcagaggagcagaggagagggtcagagaagcagaggagaggagcagaggatgcagttTACCTTTATCCTCCCATTGCTTCGTGCTGACCCCAGCGCTGTGGTCACGTGCTGCAGAGTTCCTGCTGACAGATCCAGTTTAAAGTGTCTGTAGAAGTGACTTTTTAATTCTCGCATGAATTCTTCCACCTCCTCTAAGTCTAtcgcttcctcctcctccgtatCTTTCCTTAGACTCTTCCTCACGCTGCTCCACAAATCCCACGCATCTTCTGAGTTGACAGTGTAGGTAATCtgcatagggggcgctacaggaACGGTCCATGTCATTTTGAGATGCTGCAGGTCAGCTTCTTGTTGGCAGTTGGTCCAAAGCGTGGCGAGCCACTGTAGAGTCGTGTGGTTGATTTCCAAACATCCAAACGAGCAGTCGAAGAAGCGGCTGAACCAAGATCTGACAATGCTGGTGATGTTTTCAGTCCCACTGGAGCAGAAGAGGGGAAGGCACACGAAGTCCTGGGACAGAGAGGTGAGGTAATCCACGTTGCCGTGGACACAGGAAAACCAACCACTCCAAATCGTTTTTTCTGGGTCGTCCGGGCGACTGAACATCGGCCTGGATGCGATCTGGAAACAGGACATTGCGATGTGGTGCAAGATGAATAGAAATTAGTAAATCACAAACAACTaagtgttctgaaatgtccctgtgtgtcagatgccctccctgtgtgtcagatgccctccctgtgtgtcacatgccctccctgtgtgtcacatgccctccctgtgtagtttacatctgtacaaacatgttctgaaatgtgactgtattgtattagttttattagtttgtcagtccAGATTTCAGTCGTTTTGTCAGTCCTTCTGggcagatttaaaatgtgaactttgaatggCAATCTCTTTTTATTAGatcatttataaataaacaaactaagtAAATTGCAACatggaccaaacaaggactgaaccaagactgagccaggactaaaccagaactaagccaggactaaagcagaactaaaccagaattagaGACCGTACAAGGACTAAGAAAAGACCAAACccggactataccaggactatgcAGAGACAAAATCATAACCATATCAGCACTAACCCAGATTGAAATAAGAATGAAACAGGTCTGAAGCCCTCACTGTCACTGTGAGACGTCTGATTCAGAAGGTcacaatccaatccaatccatgTTCCAGAATTTCCAGGACGCATGACCCTGTTAGAATGGATAACCACTTAAAGGGAATAGAACCCACTATTCCCAGACCATGTGCGATCTTTCAGTGAGGTGTTTGTGCCACCAAAATCTCTTTTtttaatacttcaaaataaGACTTTGAGATTTCAGTATCCTGACAACATAATGCATTTAATTATTCAAACTAGGAGCAAAATATAAGataaaaatcaaattgtgatttttttctggtATCGACGAGATTTACAAATGATGTTTTAAAATCAggatttgagagaagactgaaatatgaaatgctATACGttccagaacatgtttgtaaaggtttAGATTTCAGGGTAGATAAACAGGATATTTTGATCTTTGCAGAGACATTTGCACAGACATTTTGTTGCCCCAAGAATCGCTGCCTTTAATAAACTAAGACAAGAATTGAATTAAAGGaacaacaacattttcaaaagAGGACATTTTGTTCTTTCAAGATAACATTCTAAATCAGTGTTTCGCAATCAGGGGAGTACCCTGGGGGTACAGGTGCTGTTAATGATCAGTATGAGGACGAGATAAAGCACCAGGGGCAGCCTCCATGATTTTGTGCTAATTCAAACCACAATTTCAATttgatgatgatgtcatcaaaTTGCAGCCGTAATTGTTAGGGATGGGCCGATGTGGATTTTTTGAGCCGATACTATTATCTGATGTCCTGCTGCTGTGGCCGATAAACCATATTTGCCATTTAAAATCCATCGCAAGGCCCAAAAATGTAAGTAAAGATCACcaattcatttttgtaaaattaaaacaGAATGTATTTCTCTGTTCCATGTTTATGTCACACACAGAACACTCGTCTGTCTGCTCTTTTATTCAAAAAAGGGTGCACAGAGAATAGGACAGtgcaaaaactacaaaacaacacaggTATCGAATGGCAATATTGGCCAATACCGATGTTGGAACAGATATATATCGCGCTTCCCTGCTAATTGGAACTGCAGCTCTCACCTGTATGAGCACGGCCTctgtgtccccctctctctccgccAGCCCCTGCACCAGACTGAAACTCGCCTTGACCCCGTGACCCCCCTCAGTCTCCACGGCGACGCCCTGCTGTCGCTCAGCGGCAATAAATGCAGAGAGCTGTCGTGAGTAGCTCTTCAGGCGCGTGTATTTGAACTGGAACAGAGGAGTCACGTACCACAACTGCCACTCTGCCTTTGTGAGCAGAGACACGAGCTCCGGGGCCAGCTGCTCCTGAGGGGAACAAACACCATGTGTCATTAATAAAGACatgaatcaaatcaaaatcacacttTGAGCCCGCGCAAAATCACAAAGACCGCTAGCTGTTACTTTGGTAACAGAATGTcctcagcaaaaaacaaaatatcatttTCGTTTATCGTTTTTATAGaaaatcttgttgtacctgtagtttagacctctacaaacatgttctgaaatgtagtgattcatgtattagtttagcagtctCAAATGTGAATCTACCTGGAGTGAACAACTCCAGGTAGAttcaatgtgcactctgaatagagtcctactttttaaaaacatggcaGTGCCAATAAATACTTGGAAAACTGCAAtcgtgtgatttttttttctaaaacccTGCAGCTCAAATATAAATGAATTAGTGTTATGAATGTCTGAATTCAaagacatgaaaaaacaaaagcaaagcaaagggttttttttggttttataaaTGTTGCATAAAAACTTAGAAATCTCCAAAGACACTGTTTTTTGGCAAGACATactcctgtaattgaataaataaataaaagataagtTAATGCCATAAATTTGATACTCAACAAAGACCATGTTATCGCCTAGAGAAGCAGAAATCTGACTGACTTTGATATTCTGTGGTCTGGGCGGCCTCCTGCTCGTGTTGAGCCTTCTGGCTGTGAGTCTTGGAGTGAAGCAGTGAGTGAGGCGAGACGCAGCGCCAAAGCAGCTCCGATACGACTGACGATAGCTCttactcctcctctgcaccaggGTGGTACTACAGGGCGTCCGCACCACACCCGACTGTCTGAGGGAGAAACCGAGGATCACTTCatcatttaaatgtatgtagtaGTGTCTGTAACACTTTAAATGACCTTGTGTATTGTACTAAACTAGATAGTACCTCATAATGTATTTGACAGTATAACTGCCACAGGATTAAGGATGCATCGATAAGGTTTTGGATATCAGCATGGATATTGAAAATTTTGATGGATCAGTATCAGGTCCAAGATCTCTGTTCAGTCAATGTCCCATTTTGGTTTATACATTGGTGTAATCTTACTGGCCTAAAACACCTTGTAatgttaaacttgtatttttttccaagtAGTTCTGTAGTTACTTCTGTAGTTACTACTAAATGATAAACAGCATTTGAATGTTGTGTGTTTAAAGGAAGTAAATGATACTTTCAGTCTCTGCCCTGGTATCGATTGATATGGGGTATTGGGAGATACATAAAACTAAAGTGTCAACATCAGTATCTAAAGAGACAAAGCTGGATCGCTGCATCTCTACACACAAAACTAAAAAGAGACAAGAGTGTATTTGGACTGGCCTTGGACCAGTGGCGTGTTCATATTAGTCTGTGCCCAGGTTAGTCCTGCTGTAGCTGGGGATGCACAGATTTTGATACTAtagttttaagtatctgccgataaCCAGTGTCAATCAATTCCATTGCGGAGACTGTAGTcgttcccagtttagtcccaattttggtGTGAAATGTTGCATGTGTAAGTGTGAATACATTCAAAGTCCTGTTTAGATTCTTTGTGTATCTGACATGGAGCACATGTAAATGGATTAAACTCATATTAGACAGACGCTTTAGAACAGATTTACAAAGAGCTAGTGTCAAAGTTAGTGTCATCTGCTGTCCTCAAGTACGTTAATACAGTGCTATGCTAAAAATGTTATCATTTTAGCAAATTACTTTGAAGGAGAAGGAATCAATGAATGCAAAGAGAGTAGATGGAAATAGAGGAGGATTGGGGGGATGTAATACAACATAAAACTCGAGTACTGTGTCAGGACATCACAGGATCTGCCCTTTATGCCACTGCTATAACGTCAGTACAACAGGACAATTAGagataaaaagtcaaataagcGAAATATCATTAGAGACAGTAACATGTAAACAATGAAGCAGCCTCTGAAACCTTTACTGTTCTATTGTTCAGCACTTCTGAGCCTAATGCAGTCACAGCGTTTATGATGTACTGTGCCTTAATCAGAGCAAATTATAGAATAAATATGAATGGCACTGATTGTAAATTGATCAAATCCGCTCCTTTCTCATTGTCTCACGGACTGCAGCGGCCGGGCTTATTTTTGCATTCACTATGGCGACAAAGATTTAAactaaactcaaattatctgttGTTATGAATAAGTATAACTGAGTCGGTAAGACATTACAAGTATCTGTGTTTGCGGAATAAAATGAAAGAGTGCGTTTGTACCTGTTTTCTTTCTGATCCATGTCTGATTTGTTTTCGTCCAAAGCGGAACAAAGCCGGAAGTGATTTTAAACATCGCGCTcgaatcagccaatcagaacgagGCTAGCGCTTCCTCTACGGTTTCAGATTCTTATCGTGCACTGCTGACATCTGTTGGTAAAAATCTGTAAGTGCGGGCCATGTTTACTGTAATATTTATGCATTAATATCCCCGAGAAATAGATATATTTTTAAGTTGGCATTTATTCCTTCTTTTATTTCGAATATAATTTAACacatatgaaataataaaaaaaacattcagcaGATatagaggtgggtagtacttatttacatttactcaagatggtttgagaggggagttaaaaagGCCATTTTTGTTCATCAAAATCCATATTGGAACAGAAATGGAGCCTTAGACACCATAAACAATAgtgcattatatatatatatatatatatatatatatatatatatatatatatatatatatatatatatatatatatatatatatatatatatatatatacatatatatatatatatatgtgtgtgtgtgtgtatatatatatgtatgtatatatatatatatatatatatatatatatatatatatatatatacatatatatatatatgtgtgtgtgtgtgtatatatatatgtatgtatatatatatatatatatatatatatatatatatatatatatatatatatatatatatatatatatatatatatatatatatatagtaactCAACACTTCTGACTTTGCATGAATTATGATTTCCATTGTAACAGACAAAGCTCATgagtatttgatttatttgtctAGAACCAAATGTAGCATGAgaacatcattaaaataaatacatagaaaagGGTTTTTCAGTCTTTCAGTCTTAGctttgcagatttattaaacGTCGCATGAATACAGTTAGAGACAGTAATTCATTTCATTCATCCTTGTTACCATGACAACTGTGCTTTTTCTTcactttttaaaagaaattgcAGAAATGACTCCTGCTTTGTCCTTGTCTTCACCTTAAGTATTTGTTAATAATGAACCAAACATGGATTTGGTGTTTTGTCCCATCTCTATGACCACATCAACGGCCAATGGGAAGAATGGACAAAAAACAGGATGAGGCGCTGACCAATCGGAAAAGgaagtgaaagaaagagagagggaggagtggaaaagaaggagaaaaggagaaagacagacagtgtgaaagagagaaagaaagagagagaggaagaaagagagaaagagggaggagtgggaaagaaggagagagaaagacagagcgagggagaaagagagagggaggagtggaaaagaaggagagagagaaagacaatgtgaaagagagaaagaaagagagaggaagaaagagaaagagggaggagtgggaaagaaggagagagagagaaagaagg
This genomic window from Periophthalmus magnuspinnatus isolate fPerMag1 chromosome 2, fPerMag1.2.pri, whole genome shotgun sequence contains:
- the cenpl gene encoding centromere protein L — protein: MDQKENRQSGVVRTPCSTTLVQRRSKSYRQSYRSCFGAASRLTHCFTPRLTARRLNTSRRPPRPQNIKEQLAPELVSLLTKAEWQLWYVTPLFQFKYTRLKSYSRQLSAFIAAERQQGVAVETEGGHGVKASFSLVQGLAEREGDTEAVLIQIASRPMFSRPDDPEKTIWSGWFSCVHGNVDYLTSLSQDFVCLPLFCSSGTENITSIVRSWFSRFFDCSFGCLEINHTTLQWLATLWTNCQQEADLQHLKMTWTVPVAPPMQITYTVNSEDAWDLWSSVRKSLRKDTEEEEAIDLEEVEEFMRELKSHFYRHFKLDLSAGTLQHVTTALGSARSNGRIKISNSRYMMSTLSLLTECALLKMPI